The DNA window cttATTACGtgtgtacaaatgtacagagAAAAGCGGATGAATCGCTTGCGTCTAAAGAGTGAATTTCTTTGACGTTGCTCGAAACAAAACAGGTGGCTCAAACTTCGCATTGCTTATGAAGCCAGCCTGGTGGACTAgacctaaacccttccttcattggaagtaGATCCGtggcccagcagtggggacgtgatggttcgtgatgataatgatgttaCCTTCATGATTAGGCGACCTAACGGCGTTCGCAATCTCCATGCAGGCGGCCAGCGTCTGCCACGGCTCCTCGGACTGCGCCCACCACCGCTTGCCGGTCAGAGGATTGTCCGCCGAGTCCAGGATTAGATCCAGGACTGAGTCCGCGTATTTTAGTCTGCGGAGAGGATAGAATACATTGAGTTTATGTAACAAATTATGAGGATGTTTGGGTTTGGTTTTGAACGTGTTAGAAAGCTCGGTAAGTAAGATTgtcaggtttataaaaaacCCCTTAACTAATCAGAGTGATATTGACCTCATTATGGGAAGTCACAACAGAACTTTAAGCCCGCAATGGCGAATGAGCACTCATTGCACTCTCATTTtcttaaacaaaattatcttATAAACTCCTCTAAGATTCAAAGCTAATAAAgtcaaaaagtaaaaactcACCTCTCCTCAAcagtcttcttcttcattgtcCCCGTCAGATTAATCGCATGTAGCTTCAGCCACTTGAGCCCGTGCGGTCCGAGCGGCCGTTTGTTCGCAAACTTCAGCAGGGCCCTGGCACTATCCGCCCCTAGTTGAGACAGGTGCGGGGGGCAGGCGTAGACACGCCCGCGGAAGTCAAGGTTGTGGGGCAGCCAGAATATGTCGTCTCTGTTGAGTTGAAGGGTGAGTTAGATAGGGTAAGTAAGCGATAGGATGGATGGTAATCTAAGAGGCTGTCAAATAAGTAGTAACGTACTGACAGCCGAATATTACATCgagaaaatatacaaatatggACCCAGCTAATGAGGATGACTCAGGTTTTAAACGCTTTTGTTGCTGGTGCTGGagaaattacaaaacaatacTATGTTTATGGCTCGTAGTAGAAGGGATCAAGGTCAATAATATACAAGTACTAGCGACCGTAGTGGGAGGGAATAAGGGCTACATAGAGCGCACCGGTAGTGGTTGGCGAGGGACAGCTTGTACAGCGCGTCGCACCACAGCGAGTACATctcggcgcgcgcgcggctgACGGCGACCGTAGTGGGAGGGAATAAGGGCTACATAGAGCGCACCGGTAGTGGTTGGCGAGGGACAGCTTGTACAGCGCGTCGCACCACAGCGAGTACATctcggcgcgcgcgcggctgACGGCGACCGTAGTGGGAGGGAATAAGGGCTACATAGAGCGCACCGGTAGTGGTTGGCGAGGGACAGCTTGTACAGCGCGTCGCACCACAGCGAGTACATctcggcgcgcgcgcggctgacggcgaggcggcggcggaaGGCGGCGGGCTTGGACTCCGCGGGGGGGAAGGCGGTAGGGTCCAGCGCGGAGGGGGGCGGCGGGATGTCCAGCTTCTTGTTGCCGCCCGACCTGGAAGAATCATGTAAATATGGGATATATCgcattttatacttacttcaaACTATGAATTTTCTCTTCTAATATCATACGGTAAGTGGTGTTCTTATGTGAAATGATTTttttagttaggtatttatatgttatatataaacataaaactaTTTGAATTAACATAGCTATAACAGTGGAGCACTCGCACTCGTAACTATTCTATGGTAGCTCTTAGGGCCTATCACGGGTTAACGCGGCAATTCgatacacaaacatatggaaaaagaacagcgccgacgtagtcacttttggaactaacgaatttgccttacattttggcagtgacagttgacgatacgcaacgtaaacggaggttcaAAAATTTTGTAATCGCTGCACTTGAATCTCTTAACACTCCCCTACATACCTGAAGACTTGCAGCTGCAGGTCCAGCACGGCGGCGTCGACGCGCCACGGCACCTCGCCCAGCTGGTTGAGCGAGTCCAGCGCGGGGCGCAGCATGGGGCCCGCCGCCTCCACGCGCCGCCATTGTTGCACCACGTTCACTGGCATTCTGTGATGAGAGGGGTGGTTAATGGATGTTTTTGGCATTTCAGTAGTAGTCAGGGAAGATAAGAAGCTGGTAGGCTGGCGGATCTCCACCGGTCACGGAGTTTCTTCTAAATCCCGGCTAAGATGTCGTAACATTAGATGtttcttttaatttacttCCTTCGATATGAAATCAACATtgtacatcctaactaatattataaatgcgaaaataactgtgtctgtctgtctgttactctttcacgccaaaactacagaacggattgGCTGACGGCTGGTTGAGCGACTCCACGCGCCGCCATTGTTGCACTACGTTCACTGGCATTCTGTGATGAGAGGGGTGCTTAGTGGATGATTTGGTTATTGCAGTAGTAGTCAGGGAAAAGAGAAGCTGGTAGGCTGGCGGATCTCCACCGGTCACGGAGTTTCTTCTAAATCCTGGCTAAGATGTCGTAACATTATATGTTTCTTTCAATTTACTTTCTTCGATATGAAATCAACATTGTATATCCTAACTGATATTATGAATGCGAaaataactgtgtctgtctgtctgttactctttcacggcaAAACTACAGAACAGCAGCATGGCGCACGCCGCCTCCACGCGCCGCCATTGTTGGACTACGTTCACTGACATCCAGGAGTGAGAGAGTTGGTTAGTGGACGTTTTGGTAGTAGCCAGGGAACTTAGACAAGTAGGAAGTAGCTGTTAGTGGCCTGATATATATGGGTGACACGGATTGTTGTAGATAGTGCTTCTTGGAAGATACCTATATGTAGTGGACgcttgtgaaatggtggtagattatgacttttgacaagtaattctaatattctacGTCGAAAAAATAAACGCTTTTCATTTCTTACAGGCTAATAAGAGGCActgaatggacaacatttcaaaaaactaaagctgctataaatcgaaaaccatttcgagatttagctcaaaaggacacaaaaaaaatgtttttgtattttttggatgtatcattttcgagaaaatcataaaatagtaaaaaagtgctgatgacgtcatgcatcaggtgcgatgcattttgatgatcaaagcctatagatttaaaaacaaagtaactgtcactttcatttttgattgaatttgacgttttatcgtgacgttgttgtttatttgggtcattgtcattaattctgttctgacactttctgactatttttttatttattattaacagatgacctctatataatatgtcccagagcattccaccgcctacacagctgaaaaaatgcttctgcttatttttttacatgataagtacctactttccatcatcagaaatatcaatgtcatttgaaaatgacccatttgttggttggcatgtaaacaaagtttaaatgtcacttgtcagtgtcatatatgttttttttcgagactcaggcaatagacaaaaataaaaattgagcctaatatgtgacttcacttccggttttaaaataattaactttgaagtgaaaaataacatgcaaaaattaatgtatatacaaaataaaaaaatatgggtccactaattttctataaactttccgaatagctaataaaaatatagggtaaagaaaatgaaatgttgtccattgcaAGTAAAAATACGTAAAGTTTTGCAGTGTTCCCAAGAAAACAATTTACCTAATCAGGGGCATATGGGTCAGGAGATTAGCTTTCTTACTCTGCTGTGCCCACTGTCCTCTGGTTCTATCCAGGTAGATAAATTCGGTGGATTTTGTATACATCTGTCTCACCTAATGAGCGGCGTGTGTGTCACTAGATAAGCTCCCTTGTTATGCTGCGCCCAGGGCGCAGCCGACCCACTACCATCTAACTTACCTATGAGTCACGATAGACAGACAAGCCGGTGCATTTAGTATGCAGCTTGCACTTTATGAACTTACCTAATAAGCGGCGTGTGTGTGACTAGATAAGCCCCCTTGTTGTGCTGTGCCcagggcgcggcgggcgcgacGGAGGGCAGCAGGGCGGCGCGCATGGCGAGCGAGGGCCGCGCGGCGCCCGCCCACAGCCGCGCCAGCACCGGGTGAGGCTTTAGTTCCAGACGGACGAGGCGGCCCCACGGGCGGTGGACTTTGTAGACTGCTGGGAGCTTCTTTCTGTGTAGGGAATTTGGACAAATAcagattaattatttaaaaaaatgtggaTGTGGATGGTAGGTAGTTTAAACAAAGATAAAGAAAGTTGCTGCAGTCCTATCATCACACCCATAATAGATTTGATCGGgaatataataatgaaacaGAAATTTCACTGCCTATCTATTGAATTCACCATTCATTCAAATAatggtgaccccgacgtgacATGAACTCTCAATATTCCATTTAACATAGTgcaaattttcaataactgctgctattttaatgtttgttgTACTCACTCTTTCCCCTTCGTCTTGAACATGTTGACGTCGATCTTGACGTcgttgatgatgatgttgtaCAGGAACTTGCCGATGTTCTGCCGGATCTCCACCGGCCACGGGGTTTCTTCTAAATCCTGGATAAAATATTGTAGGCATTAAAAAATctgttttaatttacttagtTCGATACCaaactaagtaataataatagcaaTGACATCGCTATACATAGCTTTACATACAGCTCAATTCTGAATGCAcaacaattattttaacaaagtCAAAAAAATGAGATTTACGGAGAGAAATAGATTGTGTGCCTTCAAAATCGACATCATGACCTAAGAGCCTGTCCAAGTGAGGCGTTTTACGCGCGAGTGCACTCAGGTCTAACTAGAATTAAAAACTCTCACAGTGCACCTCGTTGGTAACCGCTTTCTATATCGTGCTAAAACTATACGACAATATGTCTCACCAAACTAGCGCCCTCTCTGTTCCTATGCACCAGCAGCTGCCACGCCTGGCGGCAGTTGTAGGCGCGCCCCGTGCCGTCCAGCGAGCCCCGGGTCGCGTACCACGCGCAGTACTGAGCGAACACCTCCTCGGTCTTCTTGAGCACACCAACCATCCTAACTTATCCTTATCCTAACCATCCTTACTATCTTAatcctaaataatattataaatgcgaaagtagcctgtctgtctgtctgatactcttttacgccaaaactactgaacggatttgaatgaaatttggtatacataaatGGTGTAGACCCTgacataatatactttttatcccggaattcccacgggaaaactttttaaactgAAACTCGCGGGAATAGATAGTTTCCTATATTGTGCAAAATATCTACTTTAACTATATGACACCTCATGACGCTCACCAGACTAGCGCCCTCTCTGTTCCTATGCACGAGCAGCTGCCACGCCTGGCGGCAGTTGTAGGCGCGGCCCGTGCCGTCCAGCGAGCCCCGGGTCGCGTACCACGCGCAGTACTGTGCGAACACCTCCTCGGTCTTCTTGAGTACGCCgaacatcctaactaatcctaacttcctaatcctaactaatattataaatgcgaaagtagctatgtctgtctgtctgtctgttactctttcacgccaatactactgaacggatttgaataactataattatgaCATAAAGTCTCACCAAACTAGCGCCCTCTCTGTTCCTATGCACGAGCAGCTGCCACGCCTGGCGGCAGTTGTAGGCGCGCCCCGTGCCGTCCAGCGAGCCCCGGGTCGCGTACCACGCGCAGTACTGAGCGAACACCTCCTCCACCTTCTTGACCACTTCCTATGTTGTGCTAAATATCAACTTTGACTATGATAATAATCTCACCAAACTAGCGCCGTCTCTGTTCCTATACACCAGCCGACCACTTCCTATATTGTGCAAAATATCAACTTTAACTATGAAAATAAGTCTCACCAAGCTAGCGCCCCCTCTGTTCTTATGCACCAGCAGCCACTTTTTGAGCACGCCGACCACTTTCTATATTGTGCTAAATATCAACTTTAACCACAGTCTTACCAAACTAGCGCCATCTCTGTTCCTATGCACGAGCAGCTGCCACGCCTGGCGGCAGTTGTAGGCGCGCCCCGTGCCGTCCAGCGAGCCCCGGGTCGCGTACCACGCGCAGTACTGAGCGAACACCTCCTCGGTCTTCTTGAGCACGCCGaccatcctaactaatcctaacatcctaactaatattataaatgcgaaagtagcTATGTCTgtctactgaacggatttgaatgaaatttggcttacatatggtctagacctagatagaacataggctactttttattccggaattcccacgggaaaactttttaaggcgaagcgaagctcgcgggtacaGCTAGTTTCCTATATTGTGCTAAATATCAACTTTACTTATATGATAATAAGTCTCACCAAACTAGCGCCGTCTCTGTTCCTATGCACGAGCAGCTGCCACGCCTGGTGGCAGTTGTAGGCGCGCCCCGTGCCGTCCAGCGAGCTCCGGGTCGCGTACCACGCGCAGTATTGGGCGAACACCTCCTCGGTCTTCTTGAGCACGCCGaccatcctaactaatcctaacatcctaactatcctaactaatattcttcttcttatagtgcctctccatcattgaaggttggcagtcagctctttgcagcgctctctattcctggctgttttaaataattcttccacggtttttacaccggtccactctttgatgttgcacagccacgtcaatttaactaatattataaatgcgaaagtagcTATGtcggtctgtctgtctgttactctttcacgccaaaactactgaacggaattgaatgaaatttggcttacatatggtctagaccctgagatagaacataggctactttttatcccggaattcccacgggaaaacttttcaaggcgaagcgaagctcgcgggtaaAGCTAGTTTCCTATATTGTGCTAAATATCAACTTTACTTATATGATAATAAGTCTCACCAAACTAGCGCCCTCTCTGTTCCTATGCACGAGCAGCTGCCACGCCTGGCGGCAGTTGTAGGCGCGCCCCGTGCCGTCCAGCGAGCCCCGGGCCGCGTACCACGCGCAGTACTGAGCGAACACCTCCTCGGTCTTCTTGAGCACGCCGACCATCGTAACTaaactatcctaatcctaactatcctaatcctaatcctaactatcctaatcctaactaatattataaatgcgaaagtagcTATGTCTAGTAGCtatgaacggatttgaatgaaatttggtatacataaatggtctagaccctgagataGAACATagcctactttttatcccggaattcccacgggaaaactttttaaggcgaagcgaagctcgcgggaaccgCTAGTTTCCTATATTGAGCTACCTATAATAACtataatcatgacattaagtCTCACCAAACTAGCGCCCTCTCTGTTCCTATGCACGAGCAGCTGCCACGCCTGGCGGCAGTTGTAGGCGCGCCCCGTGCCGTCCAGCGAGCCCCGGGTCGCGTACCACGCGCAGTACTGAGCGAACACCTCCTCGGTCTTCTTGAGGACGCCGTTGCGGCGGTATTGGGATATTTGGTACCTTAAATGCAAGGGGTTATGGGTTAGATTGAGTTTGTGGGTATGTAGAGCCAGACAAGAATGAAAGAACAAGCCAGGCAAGCTTATAGGAAATGAAGCAGTGTTGATTTGAAGTATCAGCACTGTTATATGAGAAGACGCTGATGGTCATGGAGAGCTACTAAGTACATTAGTTCAACATTTACGTGTTTTTAATAGGTGGGATAGAGGAAATAAACAGAGAATAAATAGCAGAGTGTTTGCGCATATTATTTAGGACCACCGCATAACCAGCCCAGGGCAAAAGTTGCtcatatgtattttatatgacAATACGGCACGCTGCACTCCGGCATAATGTGCTATAGCTCATACAAAACACATTGGACGGATGCTGCGCCGAGATCCATTCATACAGGTTATCTTTAATCAAACTATAAAGAGGTGAATatcttacttattataaaccTGTGCGCCCAGGTCCCGCTGCAGCAGCTTGAGCGTGGGGCTGTAGCTCTCGCTGCCGTCCACCAGCTTGCTGATCTCGCCCATCACCAGCTCCACTATCTGCTCCTCCTGGGGAAGAAATAGTTGTTTATGGTTGGGAGAATTCAAAACTGCATATATTACTTTCGTATAAGTCATACGTCCGGCGCATGCTGGACTGAACAGGCTAATCTTACATTACGATGGAAAACTCTGATGTTTGAAACCGACACACCAAAACGCTATTTTACAGTGGTTATCATCGCAAAAGCTCATTTGCGTTTTTAGCCGAGTCCGTAATGACACAAAACTGCCGAACACATTCTGTCACTAATAGAAGGATCAAAACCATATGTTCAGTTGGTGGCTAATAGGCTGATGGTACTCAAGATAAAGCTCAAATGGTAATTAAAATATAGGGATAATAACATATTGAAAAGTCCGTATTATACAGGGCAGATAGTTATACATTATTCTGCATACCTCCAACACTTTCAAATAGGGGTAGAGCGTGATGGCGGTGTGCGACGCGTTGCTCTGCGACTTCAGCGTGCTGAGGTTCCGCACGAACGCCTCTTTTATCACTTTACGCCATTCCTCTTCTGTTTCCCGCAGTTTTGTCCTCTGAAAGTTATAAAAGAGGTTTAATAatagtgaaatactttgcgaTATTATCCAAAAGCACTAGAACAAGTAGTTTTTGTTCTTCAGGgtttttttgtaattcaaTGAAAAGCTCCCTACTACCAAAACACACCATTATTTTACATAGCGAAAGTatcacatttttattttaaatgtacttacatgcAAAGTTACCGCCGGCGAAGAATCATCTTTAATATCAATATTCTTAACTTCAATATCTCCTTTGATTTCAATCTCTAGTTGCTTCTTTCCTCTTTCTATCAGCTCTTCTACTGTAAACAGACCTTCAGCCGGCGACTTTGCCAGACCCAATCTGTTCTCTGTGTGCTCGAGATTAAGGTCATTTAGCAATGGACAGTTGTAGTCAAGGTCTGGGGGAGTGTACACTGGTTCGAAGTCAGGTTCCAGCCTCCGTATTGCCTTAAGTACAACTTCTCTTTGGTCGTTCTCGAACACTGATTTGTCTAATAGGTCGTTTAGAGTTATTCCCTGGAATAGACAGaaatatgataaaattaatttaatctaTTCCATCTCACAATACCATTTAGCTATTATTTAGCATTGCAATTCAATGATGTATGGTAAACATCTacaaattgaaaaataaatagtattgcattctgtttattattattttataaatatgcagGCGCCATGCCTAATACAATGATTGTTCTCCCCAAATCGATTCTGCTTGACCACTGATTTACTCCCCCCCATGTCTATTTATAGAGCACTCTTATCATTAAATGCCGGCGAAcctttattaaaatcatatATAAAAATCTGCTATTTATGGACACGGGAagtataaaactatattaattTACATTGAACGTACCTCACTCTCCATCTTCTGCCTATACTCCCGCAGCACCGCCACTGGGTCGGGCAGCTGACTCCGTTCTACACACTCGAACGCAGCGGCGTAGGTCTGCGCCGACCACGCGATGTCGTCCTGCGTGAGCCACGACAGGATCTCCTGGACCTCCTTGTAGCTGCCCTGAGGATTTTTGAATGATTTTTGATTGATTGTTTTGTTTGGAACAATGTTGTACGTCGTCGTAACTATCGGTAGATGTTTACATGTGGAATCAAGCTAAAGTATTTTGTAGTTCAGTGTGCAGttgtgtatgtttgtctgttccACTTTGACATTATTACAGAGCTATGGAATGGTTAAATTTTCTAGAGAAAGTTAGGAAGCTAGACACGACTAAGGATAAGTACCAAGTGCATTCTACAAAACAGCAAActttattgtttacataccattCCTGCGTATCCATGTAAAAGTgtgttgtatatttttacatcTGTCACTTTCGGATGTTCAGGCACCCTGCTCCCTCGAAGTCGATAATACTGTAAAACTTGACGACCCTgtaaacattaacaaaaaGTTACCAACAGTTTTTCAAGCACATAGGAAAGTTGTATAAAAATGTCAACAAGCATAGGTTGTTGAACTTATGACACACTTAGATAAAAATTGCGCGCAGATCTTGTGTCTTGGAGAAGTCTGTCTAAACGTAAATACGAAAATAAATACGTGATAAAACcctattctgaaattaatttacagtcatTTCTTTCAGTACCATTTTCTATCGGATTATGGCAattagggtcacttttaccaaacacttaaacgtatttaaaattgaatttaaatcaaattttaaatactttttgtactgactgacagacgtttcacaggctactaaatatgtttaacatttggtgaaattccaccttagaGTCAGTTTGCTGATTTCCCcgtaaaatttccccattgCTCGTCTTAGTTTTCCCCATTGCTCGGTGCAGCGGCTCACTCACCTGGTGCGTCATGCGCAGCGCGCACAGCAGCTGCAGGTGCGCCCCCAACAGCCGGTGCAGCGCGTGCTGCTTGCCGCGCGCCTCCACCGCGCGCATGCTCTCCTTCATGTGCTCCTGCGCTAGCGCCAGCTTGGCTGTGCGCTTCGCTTTCTTCTTGGCTTTTAGTGCTTGCTTCCTGTTTTGGCAAATGAAGGTGTTATTAGGTTAATCAAATGCTAAATTGAGTATGAAGTTACCATCAGTAATGAATTATAATGCACCTATGCCACAATAGCCAAATAGCACCCATCCTCAGCCACTCAAGCTTTTGACACATGCACACTTTTTCTGGTAGCTATTTAAATTGTCATTTCAACTTACGCTTTCTTTATATTAAGGCCTTGTACATCAGGTTCATGATGATCCAGGTCCCATTCATCTTTCACTTCAGCCATCTCTCCAAGCAGAGCTCCCTCCTCATCAATGTCTTCTATGAGAGGATGCACCAGGTCTTGAGAACTGCaatattagatatttttttaagtttaatcatctactttttattattatggtcttttcttgatatttttttgttcatttatcCTATGGTGTTTCTTCTATCCCTGGTGGTACagctttatatttttacaacagCTAATTTGTGAACAAGGTACTACTGAAATTTACTTACGGCAATGAAGACAACTGTGTCACAAGGTCCTGGTCATAACTATCAATGTCTTTTTCAAAGAACAATTCCTTGAACACTGCATGAGCACCCTTGGGCATTGACAAGTCATCATTCACTGAAATATTGGTTTTGTTTTTGCCAAAATCAGGGGCTAAATCAAACTCCTGATTCAATCCTTCATTGATGGCATATTGCAAATCCTGGAGTTTCTGATCATACAAAGTTGCCTTTctaaaattgtaataactttCTTTAACCATATCTATGTACTGCTTTGTTTTTATTCTTTCTTCTAGGCTAGATATGCCATGGTTTGTAAATATTAGGGCACACTTGTCATCTTCTAGAGAGATTTCCCTGAATGCTGAGGTGGTGGCTGGTTTGTTCAGTAATTTGTTCTTAATGCTCTGCAGGAGGTCAGTGTCGACCTCCTTAGTGGTGTTGGGGGTCTTGGTGGTGAGTCTGTGCAGCTGGCCCAGTGACACGGAGCTGGACGCCAGCTTCGACAGCTGATCAGCACGTAATTTGTTAATTGACACCTTCATCTCTTTCATAGCCTTGTCACCCACTGAAACAACAACACAAACCAGGGTTACTTTATAACCtataaaagtaaacaaacatttCAATCGATTAAGTTTAGGGCTGCATACCTTCTAGAAGTTCTCCATATCTTTTcttatatttagttttcttCTTTAAAGCCTTCTGTGGAGCACTCGCGGGCCTCGTGGACTGGTGCCTCACAGCAAAGTTGTCTGAAAATAATCACCGACGAGTTACGCAACTGGGAAAATTAGGTCCCAAATTTctataatacaaaataaggAAACAATACGTGAGATACATATTCAGAAGACTGACCTATATTTTGGCGACCGATACGAATTTTACGACAAAAcgagcattttatttcaggaattGTAGAATTCTGGAAATTGGTATTAGTAGAAATCACTACATTATTGTGAAATCCACTATGATATACATTTCTAGCACTTAAAAGGCGGTACATTTTAACACAATATATTGTATATCCgtacaataaattacataaaacatGCCGAAAAATCACGAAAACCACGTGAAATTGATGCGAtccaaaataaatgttttgacagtttttgtttttgacaATTACTTTTTTTAGTACCATAGACAAGTCAAATCATATTCACAGACCCTAAATATTGACACTGATCGGCACATAAAACTTCAGAATAATAAGAGCTCCGCTCAACTTTTGTCTatagctgcgtacagaccgggccaacgaacggccaacgaacgtccaacgatggatatttatcatacataatacagggcagattgcagcaacgaaggtcaacgaaacccgttcgttggcgttcgtttggccggtctttACTCAGctttaagctgcgtacacaccgggccaagccaacgaaggccaacgaacgggtttcgttagCCTTCGTTGGTTCAATCTGGACGGCTTAGCGAATGCCAACGATCGCTCGTTGGCCTGTGCCGGCGATCCGAAGCGTGGCGGCAACATCAAAGAAATCGAGCTATTTGAACAAACTCTGTTTGGACGGTCgccgaaggccaacgaacgctCAGTTGAAGCACGTGGGCGTAGCGTGTAGACGTCCAATTTGATTATTACTTGGATATTTCCTCCCATTTAGATCATGCAGAAAAACAAAGAATGGAGTAACGGCGATAATAATGATGTTATCGTCGTCCATGACTAAATTGCGAATGAAAGAGAAAAAGAACCGGGATCCAGTGAAAACGAACGTTCGTTCGAGCACTAATTGTATTTGGAACTAGCGAACGATAAATATCCTTCGTTggccgttcgttggcccggtgtgtacgctgCTTAAAGATGAAGTGTTTCACAGTGTAGGTATCACATTTTTTTGTATCAGTGACACGGTGTCAACTGTCAGTGTCTAATCAAACTGTCAGTGTCACTTGAGTTATCagtaatttttgtttgtatcaataattttgaaaaaacatAGAAATTTGAATTTAACATAAAAACACTAATAGTAATAGTTTAttcgttataaataaaatgagtgACCCATTTATTTGTAAGCATAAGTTGTTCTTGTTCAATAATTCCAACCTTATATGACTATATTAcgatttgaatgaaaata is part of the Plutella xylostella chromosome 3, ilPluXylo3.1, whole genome shotgun sequence genome and encodes:
- the LOC105387284 gene encoding DNA-directed RNA polymerase, mitochondrial isoform X2, with the protein product MYRLLSARNVYHSGFHNNVVISTNTNFQNSTIPEIKCSFCRKIRIGRQNIDNFAVRHQSTRPASAPQKALKKKTKYKKRYGELLEVGDKAMKEMKVSINKLRADQLSKLASSSVSLGQLHRLTTKTPNTTKEVDTDLLQSIKNKLLNKPATTSAFREISLEDDKCALIFTNHGISSLEERIKTKQYIDMVKESYYNFRKATLYDQKLQDLQYAINEGLNQEFDLAPDFGKNKTNISVNDDLSMPKGAHAVFKELFFEKDIDSYDQDLVTQLSSLPSQDLVHPLIEDIDEEGALLGEMAEVKDEWDLDHHEPDVQGLNIKKAKQALKAKKKAKRTAKLALAQEHMKESMRAVEARGKQHALHRLLGAHLQLLCALRMTHQGRQVLQYYRLRGSRVPEHPKVTDVKIYNTLLHGYAGMGSYKEVQEILSWLTQDDIAWSAQTYAAAFECVERSQLPDPVAVLREYRQKMESEGITLNDLLDKSVFENDQREVVLKAIRRLEPDFEPVYTPPDLDYNCPLLNDLNLEHTENRLGLAKSPAEGLFTVEELIERGKKQLEIEIKGDIEVKNIDIKDDSSPAVTLHRTKLRETEEEWRKVIKEAFVRNLSTLKSQSNASHTAITLYPYLKVLEEEQIVELVMGEISKLVDGSESYSPTLKLLQRDLGAQVYNKYQISQYRRNGVLKKTEEVFAQYCAWYATRGSLDGTGRAYNCRQAWQLLVHRNREGASLDLEETPWPVEIRQNIGKFLYNIIINDVKIDVNMFKTKGKEKKLPAVYKVHRPWGRLVRLELKPHPVLARLWAGAARPSLAMRAALLPSVAPAAPWAQHNKGAYLVTHTPLIRMPVNVVQQWRRVEAAGPMLRPALDSLNQLGEVPWRVDAAVLDLQLQVFRSGGNKKLDIPPPPSALDPTAFPPAESKPAAFRRRLAVSRARAEMYSLWCDALYKLSLANHYRDDIFWLPHNLDFRGRVYACPPHLSQLGADSARALLKFANKRPLGPHGLKWLKLHAINLTGTMKKKTVEERLKYADSVLDLILDSADNPLTGKRWWAQSEEPWQTLAACMEIANAVRSPNHEEYLSGFPVHQDGSCNGLQHYAALGGDAAGAAAVNLAPLPGPRDVYSATAARVEEMRARDAAAGVAAAQALEGFVRRKVIKQTVMTTVYGVTRFGARLQIAKQLKDIDEFPKEHVWSCSQYLTARTFDSLREMFTSTKQIQDWFTDCAKLISGVCGESVEWITPLGLPVVQPYYRRSGPSTAQCKAPLDHQQRPCTMKQRNAFPPNFIHSLDSTHMMLTSLRCQARAVTFVSVHDCFWTHPDTVDRMNKICREQFVALHSQPILEELSDFLVKRYSYPESEITGDSAGAANKRRVNKLLQRVPEKGDFQLQNVLDSVYFFS